From a region of the uncultured Desulfatiglans sp. genome:
- a CDS encoding Peptidase, ArgE/DapE family translates to MMNHLDQIFARIDACTMDVIQLQTELTARVALGPENGGTGEHEKIAYVKTLLEELHPTVIEEFHAIDSRVPAGYRPNLVARWGEASEAPAVWILSHADIVPPGDLNLWHSDPYKVVIEEDRVVGRGVEDNQHGIVSSYLALKAVLDAGAPLARPVGLAIVADEETGSEYGLVPLLAQRSDLFKKSDWIVVPDAGNETGTMIEVAEKSMLWLKLTVTGRQTHASTPHRGNNCLYGAARLITTFDKIKSRFSKKDQLFSPPVSTFECTKIEANVPNVNTVPGRQVFYMDCRILPVYEVETVIGAIGDVAAKVAQELDLKVDIQVVQRQDATEATPADAPVVKALERAVLRVTGREARPMGIGGGTFAAFFRRAGYPAAVWSTAPHTAHQPNESCPIPDILSDAKVFACLFVEG, encoded by the coding sequence CACAGGCGAGCACGAAAAGATCGCGTACGTGAAGACCCTGCTGGAGGAGTTGCATCCGACGGTGATCGAGGAGTTCCATGCCATCGACTCCCGGGTGCCGGCGGGGTACCGCCCCAATCTCGTCGCCCGCTGGGGCGAGGCCTCGGAGGCGCCTGCCGTCTGGATCCTCAGCCACGCGGACATCGTTCCCCCGGGGGATTTGAACCTGTGGCACAGCGACCCGTACAAGGTGGTGATCGAGGAAGACCGGGTGGTCGGGCGGGGGGTCGAAGACAACCAGCATGGGATCGTCAGCTCCTATCTAGCCCTGAAGGCCGTGCTCGATGCGGGTGCGCCCCTCGCGCGGCCGGTGGGGCTGGCCATCGTGGCGGACGAAGAGACCGGAAGCGAGTATGGGCTCGTTCCGCTCCTGGCCCAACGTTCGGATCTGTTCAAGAAATCGGACTGGATCGTCGTACCGGATGCCGGCAACGAGACCGGGACCATGATCGAGGTCGCCGAGAAGAGCATGCTCTGGCTGAAGCTGACGGTGACGGGCAGGCAGACGCACGCGAGCACCCCGCATCGGGGCAACAACTGCCTGTATGGCGCTGCGCGTCTGATCACGACGTTCGACAAGATCAAATCCCGTTTCAGCAAGAAGGACCAGCTCTTCAGCCCCCCCGTATCCACCTTCGAATGCACCAAGATCGAGGCCAACGTCCCCAACGTCAATACCGTTCCTGGAAGACAGGTCTTCTACATGGACTGCCGTATCCTGCCCGTGTACGAGGTCGAAACGGTGATCGGGGCGATCGGGGACGTCGCGGCGAAGGTGGCGCAGGAATTGGATCTGAAGGTGGACATCCAGGTTGTTCAGCGTCAGGACGCGACTGAGGCCACCCCCGCCGACGCGCCGGTGGTCAAGGCCCTCGAACGGGCCGTCCTGCGGGTTACGGGGCGCGAGGCGAGGCCAATGGGGATCGGAGGGGGGACCTTCGCCGCCTTCTTCCGGCGGGCGGGCTACCCGGCCGCGGTCTGGTCCACAGCGCCGCACACCGCGCATCAGCCGAACGAATCCTGCCCGATCCCGGACATCCTTTCGGATGCGAAGGTCTTCGCCTGCCTGTTTGTCGAGGGATAG
- a CDS encoding conserved hypothetical protein (Evidence 4 : Unknown function but conserved in other organisms), producing MGTCAPLSLGGFKILDQVLWTPLAETGLDGSPGREFCSLLSTREVNLPFLTLERSGPQTCWNIVFGSQDAPHAGAIFPDHILCEEGAPMPGAVLSLFPHRNDPIVAGRLIQAFARAGIWPYVLAYSPSALSVVVPSAAVAQATEAIFGPFCFGTFHTPVDWRLAQQGKEALFKEVVASFSEKRPKVYGLRWSDNLRLFILDLEKATMPLAGRILEALAATGGPLHFLMSSLSDPVSRTRLLIAVPEDARFAWSAAIGRGADQEGFSASSRPAALFTMNGPHFGDRYGITSILLQGFEEAGVHLIALNCSVASITGLIAPEESDQAVAAITQCFEVPAVIKLPA from the coding sequence ATGGGGACCTGCGCCCCCCTATCTCTGGGCGGTTTCAAGATTCTCGACCAGGTCCTGTGGACCCCTCTGGCCGAGACCGGCCTGGATGGATCTCCGGGGAGGGAGTTCTGCAGCCTGCTCTCGACCCGTGAGGTCAACCTCCCCTTCCTCACCCTGGAGCGCTCCGGTCCTCAGACCTGCTGGAACATCGTCTTCGGGTCCCAGGACGCCCCCCACGCCGGCGCGATCTTCCCCGATCACATCCTCTGCGAAGAGGGCGCCCCCATGCCGGGGGCCGTCCTCTCGCTCTTTCCGCACCGCAACGACCCGATCGTCGCCGGAAGGCTCATCCAGGCCTTCGCCCGCGCCGGCATCTGGCCCTATGTGCTGGCCTACTCCCCCTCGGCGCTCTCCGTGGTCGTCCCGTCAGCGGCCGTTGCACAGGCGACTGAGGCCATCTTCGGCCCCTTCTGCTTCGGAACCTTCCACACGCCGGTGGACTGGCGCCTCGCCCAGCAGGGGAAGGAGGCCCTCTTCAAGGAGGTCGTCGCCTCCTTCAGCGAAAAGAGACCCAAGGTCTACGGCCTGCGCTGGTCCGACAACCTGCGCCTTTTCATCCTGGACCTCGAAAAGGCGACCATGCCGCTCGCCGGCAGAATCCTCGAAGCCCTCGCCGCCACCGGCGGGCCGCTGCATTTTCTCATGTCGAGCCTGTCAGACCCGGTCTCCCGGACCCGGCTCCTCATCGCCGTCCCGGAGGACGCCCGGTTCGCGTGGTCCGCGGCGATCGGCCGCGGGGCGGACCAGGAGGGGTTTTCGGCGAGCAGCCGCCCCGCCGCCCTGTTCACCATGAACGGCCCGCACTTCGGGGACCGCTACGGGATTACCTCCATCCTGCTTCAGGGGTTCGAGGAGGCCGGCGTCCACCTGATTGCCCTCAACTGTTCGGTCGCCTCCATCACGGGCCTCATTGCCCCCGAAGAGTCCGACCAGGCCGTCGCCGCCATCACTCAATGCTTCGAGGTCCCCGCGGTTATCAAACTCCCCGCCTGA
- a CDS encoding Response regulator receiver domain protein, translating into MAKHYILVVDDDPDLVETVAMMLESKGCEVGRAYDGVEGEESIEQRRPDLVILDVMMPRKDGYVLCAELKSKDETKDIPVVLLTAVGEAVPTTTYTHRDGMSTEADDYIPKPIDTEGLWKVVSGLL; encoded by the coding sequence ATGGCAAAACATTACATTCTGGTGGTTGACGATGATCCCGATCTGGTGGAGACCGTCGCGATGATGCTGGAGAGCAAGGGATGCGAAGTGGGTCGTGCCTATGACGGCGTGGAAGGCGAGGAGTCCATCGAGCAGCGCCGCCCCGACCTCGTCATCCTGGATGTCATGATGCCGAGGAAGGACGGCTACGTCCTGTGCGCCGAACTCAAATCGAAGGACGAGACGAAGGACATCCCGGTGGTGCTCCTGACCGCCGTGGGCGAGGCCGTCCCGACGACGACCTACACCCACCGGGACGGCATGTCCACGGAGGCGGACGACTACATTCCGAAACCCATCGACACCGAAGGGCTCTGGAAAGTGGTCAGCGGCCTTCTATAG
- a CDS encoding hypothetical protein (Evidence 5 : Unknown function): MPIQALSAANRFPVLIYLRSGIESTPFDQFRNLVFPFDGHNVESVHALHFLEALDGLDADVEPFLGLLLLRDAAHALDDLVGHIHARHPVLHVLGHAGRFHGGEARQDVDLFVKAPVPDTLHPFLELVEVVDALRLDELGAGGDLLGQARDTDLEGVGERVRRGPHEHAGRTLDLVAAEELAFVAHPAHGLDELHRVDVEDVLARRAVPEGLVVARQAEHIEDVEGGGPQDVALEGDPVAVPHDHLQDGLEAHELDVDAGCQAAQPRDRCLVVGDVDGVDMILDHLGLPGDRLGIAPARGAAFGCDGEMPGCQDLFQLAGCLQGSHSAHSLTSSLTTVLGPPARSVDQSLMGARIS; the protein is encoded by the coding sequence GTGCCCATCCAGGCGCTATCCGCCGCGAATCGGTTTCCAGTTCTAATCTACCTGCGGTCTGGGATAGAGTCCACCCCTTTCGACCAGTTCCGGAACCTTGTCTTCCCATTCGATGGCCATAATGTGGAATCCGTGCACGCCCTCCACTTCCTTGAGGCGCTGGATGGCCTCGACGCAGATGTCGAGCCCTTCCTGGGGCTGCTTCTCCTTCGGGACGCCGCTCATGCGCTTGATGATCTCGTCGGGCACATCCATGCCCGGCACCCGGTTCTTCATGTACTTGGCCATGCCGGCCGATTTCATGGGGGTGAGGCCCGCCAGGATGTGGACCTTTTCGTGAAGGCCCCGGTCCCGGACACCCTGCATCCATTTCTCGAACTTGTCGAGGTTGTAGATGCACTGCGTCTGGATGAACTCGGCGCCGGCGGCGACCTTCTTGGCCAAGCGCGGGACACGGATCTCGAAGGGGTCGGCGAAAGGGTTCGCCGCGGCCCCCACGAACATGCGGGGCGGACGCTTGATCTCGTCGCCGCCGAGGAACTTGCCTTCGTCGCGCATCCGGCGCACGGTCTGGATGAGCTGCATCGAGTCGATGTCGAAGACGTTCTGGCCCGTCGAGCAGTCCCCGAAGGTCTGGTGGTCGCCCGACAGGCAGAGCATATTGAAGATGTCGAAGGAGGCGGCCCCCAGGATGTCGCTCTGGAGGGCGATCCGGTTGCGGTCCCGCACGACCATCTGCAGGATGGGCTCGAGGCCCATGAGCTTGATGTGGATGCAGGATGCCAGGCTGCACAGCCGCGTGACCGATGTCTGGTTGTCGGTGATGTTGATGGCGTCGACATGATCCTTGATCATCTCGGCCTTCCGGGTGATCGCCTCGGGATCGCTCCCGCGCGGGGGGCCGCATTCGGATGTGACGGCGAGATGCCCGGCTGCCAGGATCTTTTCCAACTTGCTGGGTGTCTTCAGGGTAGCCATTCCGCTCATAGTCTCACATCCTCCCTCACGACGGTTCTGGGGCCGCCGGCCCGGTCGGTCGACCAATCCTTGATGGGCGCAAGGATCTCGTAG
- a CDS encoding Methylenetetrahydrofolate reductase (fragment), whose product MSGMATLKTPSKLEKILAAGHLAVTSECGPPRGSDPEAITRKAEMIKDHVDAINITDNQTSVTRLCSLASCIHIKLMGLEPILQMVVRDRNRIALQSDILGAASFDIFNMLCLSGDHQTFGDCSTGQNVFDIDSMQLIQTVRRMRDEGKFLGGDEIKRPPRMFVGAAANPFADPFEIRVPRLAKKVAAGAEFIQTQCIYNLDKFEKWMQGVRDRGLHEKVHILAGLTPMKSAGMAKYMKNRVPGMDVPDEIIKRMSGVPKEKQPQEGLDICVEAIQRLKEVEGVHGFHIMAIEWEDKVPELVERGGLYPRPQVD is encoded by the coding sequence ATGAGCGGAATGGCTACCCTGAAGACACCCAGCAAGTTGGAAAAGATCCTGGCAGCCGGGCATCTCGCCGTCACATCCGAATGCGGCCCCCCGCGCGGGAGCGATCCCGAGGCGATCACCCGGAAGGCCGAGATGATCAAGGATCATGTCGACGCCATCAACATCACCGACAACCAGACATCGGTCACGCGGCTGTGCAGCCTGGCATCCTGCATCCACATCAAGCTCATGGGCCTCGAGCCCATCCTGCAGATGGTCGTGCGGGACCGCAACCGGATCGCCCTCCAGAGCGACATCCTGGGGGCCGCCTCCTTCGACATCTTCAATATGCTCTGCCTGTCGGGCGACCACCAGACCTTCGGGGACTGCTCGACGGGCCAGAACGTCTTCGACATCGACTCGATGCAGCTCATCCAGACCGTGCGCCGGATGCGCGACGAAGGCAAGTTCCTCGGCGGCGACGAGATCAAGCGTCCGCCCCGCATGTTCGTGGGGGCCGCGGCGAACCCTTTCGCCGACCCCTTCGAGATCCGTGTCCCGCGCTTGGCCAAGAAGGTCGCCGCCGGCGCCGAGTTCATCCAGACGCAGTGCATCTACAACCTCGACAAGTTCGAGAAATGGATGCAGGGTGTCCGGGACCGGGGCCTTCACGAAAAGGTCCACATCCTGGCGGGCCTCACCCCCATGAAATCGGCCGGCATGGCCAAGTACATGAAGAACCGGGTGCCGGGCATGGATGTGCCCGACGAGATCATCAAGCGCATGAGCGGCGTCCCGAAGGAGAAGCAGCCCCAGGAAGGGCTCGACATCTGCGTCGAGGCCATCCAGCGCCTCAAGGAAGTGGAGGGCGTGCACGGATTCCACATTATGGCCATCGAATGGGAAGACAAGGTTCCGGAACTGGTCGAAAGGGGTGGACTCTATCCCAGACCGCAGGTAGATTAG
- a CDS encoding conserved hypothetical protein (Evidence 4 : Unknown function but conserved in other organisms), with protein sequence MIVAERKPIEEIIDYVKDKQSILVAGCNECVTVCEAGGKKEVGVLASALRMYFMNQGKDVTIDEVTLERQCDHEYLEEIRNVIDKYDAVVSIACGVGVQFMAEKYFSTPVYPGVNTCFMGVTEERGVWSERCQGCGQCILGRTAGICPISRCAKRLLNGPCGGSSKGKCEISKDVPCAWQLIIDRLKELGRLDDYEILAPIKDWSTDRAGGPRTVVREDVRL encoded by the coding sequence ATGATTGTCGCCGAAAGAAAACCGATCGAAGAGATCATCGACTACGTGAAGGACAAACAATCCATTCTCGTAGCGGGCTGCAACGAGTGCGTCACCGTCTGCGAGGCGGGCGGGAAGAAGGAGGTCGGGGTCCTCGCCTCCGCGCTGCGCATGTACTTCATGAACCAGGGCAAGGACGTCACGATCGACGAGGTCACGCTCGAGCGCCAGTGCGACCACGAGTACCTCGAGGAGATCCGGAACGTGATCGACAAATACGATGCCGTCGTCTCCATCGCCTGCGGTGTCGGCGTTCAGTTCATGGCGGAGAAGTACTTCTCGACCCCGGTCTACCCGGGCGTCAACACCTGCTTCATGGGCGTCACGGAGGAGCGCGGCGTCTGGAGCGAACGCTGCCAGGGTTGCGGACAGTGCATCCTGGGCCGCACCGCCGGGATCTGCCCCATCTCGCGCTGCGCCAAGCGGCTCCTGAACGGCCCCTGCGGAGGGTCGTCCAAGGGGAAGTGCGAGATCAGCAAGGACGTCCCCTGCGCCTGGCAGCTGATCATCGACCGCCTGAAGGAGCTCGGACGCCTCGACGACTACGAGATCCTTGCGCCCATCAAGGATTGGTCGACCGACCGGGCCGGCGGCCCCAGAACCGTCGTGAGGGAGGATGTGAGACTATGA
- the vhuD gene encoding F420-non-reducing hydrogenase vhu iron-sulfur subunit D yields MRLQYPGTIRIIRVPCTGKVDIIHLLHAFEKGADGVYIVGCMEGDCRFIRGNLRARRRVEAAQKILDAVGIGGERLQMYNLSSGEGPRFAEIATEMTEKIKALGPNPIKLARKAA; encoded by the coding sequence ATGAGGCTTCAGTACCCCGGGACGATCCGCATCATCCGCGTCCCCTGCACCGGCAAGGTGGACATCATCCACCTGCTGCACGCCTTCGAGAAGGGCGCCGACGGCGTCTACATCGTCGGCTGCATGGAGGGGGACTGCCGGTTCATCCGCGGGAACCTCCGGGCGCGCCGGCGGGTGGAGGCGGCGCAGAAGATCCTCGACGCCGTCGGCATCGGCGGAGAGCGGCTGCAGATGTACAACCTGTCTTCCGGCGAGGGGCCCCGCTTCGCGGAGATCGCCACCGAGATGACGGAGAAGATCAAGGCCCTCGGCCCCAATCCGATCAAGCTCGCCAGGAAGGCCGCCTGA
- a CDS encoding Predicted heterodisulfide reductase/ glutamate synthase fusion protein HdrL, translated as MDLEGDEGLFQARVRLEPRYVDLSKCTSCGECTKVCPIEVDDEYNLGLSKRKATYKKYPQAIPGGYAISKRGTAPCKATCPAHVSIQGYIALINQGKYREALELFMEAHPFPAVCGRVCHHPCEGICTRGDVDEPISIQYLHRFLADVDRSGDEPYVPSLPEEKRDEKVAVIGAGPAGLAAAYFLALKGYTVTVFEKLPVAGGMMAVGIPAYRLPRDILAREIGIVEAMGVEIRTGVAFGVDVTLEGLEADGYKAVFIGTGLHLSRGLNVPGEDLPGVLKGVDFLRDAALERPVAVGERVIVVGGGNVAVDVALTALRKGGKDVTLACLEKREEMPAWDYEIEEALEEGVKIVNSLGPRAFIEKDGRLAGLEFKRCTAVFDEKGAFRPQYDEADLTTLEADTVIVAIGQAADLSYAEKEGLTVGARGGLTADPVTLQTPTPWVFAGGDVFYGPKSVVEAVECGKTAAESIDRYLNNVDLREGREKDWSYEKPDAKGEPFRPRVEMRHLPVQERRGNFGEINLGFSEEEVREEAQRCLKCGICSECYQCVKACLAQAIDHEQMALEREITVGSVILCPGNDMFDPSPYEELYHYKSHPNILTSGEFERILSASGPTMGHLQRPSDQKEPRKIAWLQCVGSRDPHTCGNGYCSAVCCMYAIKEAVIAKDHSKEPLDTAIFFMDMRTYGKDYEKYYNRAEREHGVRFVRSRVHSITPIPETDDLQIEYSDENGVIHGEAFDIVVLSVGLQINTETIRLAERVGVDLDHYHFAATDPFRPVSTSRPGVYACGIFQGPKDIPTSVVEASAAACAAGSKLDAARWLETKVLEIPDEIDVAGQEPRIGVFVCNCGINIAGVVDVPAVTEYAAGLPHVAFADNNLFTCSQDTQDKIKEVIKEHNLNRVVVASCSPRTHEPLFQETLQACGLNKYLFEMANIRDQDSWVHAGDHEAATVKAKDLVRMAVARAGFLHPLHEKRIPVNKRALIVGGGVAGMNAALGLADQGFETVIVEKEPQLGGLSRQLTTTIEGADIRAYIDKLIERVDQNEKIQVLTNSLVVDFSGFKGNFTTEVLVGPGMYERKIDHGVVILATGATEYVPKEFLYGENEGVLTQIELGRRLEETGLDGVERVVMIQCVGSRNEENPNCSRICCQSAVKNAIHIKEMNPATDVFILYRDMRMYGLLEDYYRQAREMGVIFARFEPENPPRVESSDGGLTVTFTDHVLQRDIQVAADLVALSAGMRAQDTEELATIMKVPRNAEGYFLEAHVKLRPVEMASDGVFVCGTAHSPKLVSETIAQALAAASRATTFLSQTEITLSAVTARVDQDKCASCLICVRSCPYGVPRINELGASEIDEALCHGCGICAAECPAKAIELNWYEDEQLISKVDALLEGVL; from the coding sequence ATGGACCTCGAAGGGGACGAGGGGCTGTTCCAGGCCCGCGTGAGGCTGGAGCCCCGCTACGTGGACCTCTCGAAGTGCACGAGCTGCGGGGAGTGCACCAAGGTCTGCCCGATCGAAGTGGACGACGAGTACAACCTCGGGCTCAGCAAACGCAAAGCCACCTACAAGAAATACCCCCAGGCCATCCCGGGCGGCTACGCCATCAGCAAACGCGGGACCGCCCCCTGCAAGGCCACCTGCCCCGCGCACGTCAGCATCCAGGGCTACATCGCCCTCATCAACCAGGGGAAATACCGTGAGGCGCTCGAGCTCTTCATGGAGGCGCACCCCTTCCCCGCGGTCTGCGGGCGCGTTTGCCACCACCCGTGCGAGGGGATCTGCACGCGGGGGGACGTGGACGAACCGATCTCGATCCAGTACCTTCACCGGTTCCTGGCCGACGTCGACCGGAGCGGTGATGAGCCCTATGTGCCGTCGCTCCCGGAGGAGAAGCGGGACGAAAAGGTGGCGGTCATCGGCGCCGGTCCGGCCGGCCTGGCGGCGGCCTATTTCCTGGCGCTGAAGGGATACACCGTCACGGTCTTCGAAAAGCTCCCGGTGGCGGGCGGCATGATGGCCGTCGGCATCCCGGCCTACCGGCTGCCCCGCGACATCCTGGCCCGCGAGATCGGCATCGTCGAGGCCATGGGGGTCGAGATCCGGACCGGGGTCGCCTTCGGCGTGGACGTCACGCTCGAAGGGCTCGAGGCTGACGGGTACAAGGCCGTCTTCATCGGCACGGGCCTTCACCTGAGCCGCGGGCTCAACGTGCCGGGCGAGGACCTCCCCGGGGTGCTGAAGGGCGTCGACTTTCTGCGTGACGCGGCGCTCGAACGGCCGGTCGCGGTGGGCGAGCGCGTCATCGTGGTGGGGGGCGGCAATGTGGCCGTGGACGTAGCCCTGACTGCTCTGCGCAAAGGCGGAAAGGACGTCACCCTCGCCTGCCTCGAGAAGCGCGAGGAGATGCCGGCCTGGGACTACGAGATCGAAGAGGCGCTCGAGGAGGGGGTCAAGATCGTCAACAGCCTCGGCCCGCGCGCCTTCATCGAGAAGGACGGGCGGCTCGCCGGGCTCGAGTTCAAGCGCTGCACCGCCGTCTTCGACGAAAAGGGCGCCTTCCGCCCGCAGTACGACGAGGCGGATCTGACCACCCTCGAGGCCGACACGGTCATCGTGGCCATCGGCCAGGCGGCGGATCTCTCCTACGCCGAGAAGGAAGGGCTCACGGTCGGCGCGCGCGGGGGCCTCACGGCCGACCCGGTGACGCTCCAGACACCGACCCCGTGGGTCTTTGCGGGCGGCGACGTCTTCTACGGCCCGAAATCGGTCGTGGAGGCGGTCGAATGTGGCAAGACCGCGGCCGAGAGCATCGACCGGTATCTGAACAACGTCGACCTCCGCGAGGGGCGCGAAAAGGACTGGTCCTACGAGAAGCCCGACGCCAAGGGGGAGCCCTTCCGCCCGCGGGTCGAGATGCGCCACCTGCCCGTCCAAGAGCGGCGCGGGAACTTCGGGGAGATCAACCTCGGCTTCAGCGAGGAGGAGGTCCGGGAGGAGGCCCAGCGCTGCCTCAAGTGCGGGATCTGCAGCGAGTGCTACCAGTGTGTGAAGGCCTGCCTCGCCCAGGCGATCGACCATGAACAGATGGCCCTCGAGCGGGAGATCACCGTGGGGTCCGTCATCCTCTGCCCCGGCAACGACATGTTCGACCCCTCCCCTTACGAGGAACTCTACCACTACAAGTCGCACCCGAACATCCTCACGAGCGGCGAGTTCGAGCGGATCCTGAGCGCCTCCGGCCCCACGATGGGGCACCTCCAGCGGCCGTCGGACCAGAAGGAGCCGCGGAAGATCGCCTGGCTCCAGTGCGTGGGCTCGCGCGACCCGCACACGTGCGGGAACGGCTACTGCTCGGCCGTCTGCTGCATGTACGCCATCAAGGAGGCCGTGATCGCCAAGGACCACAGCAAGGAACCACTCGACACGGCGATCTTCTTCATGGACATGCGCACCTACGGGAAGGACTACGAGAAGTACTACAACCGGGCGGAGCGCGAGCACGGCGTCCGGTTCGTGCGCTCACGGGTCCACAGTATCACACCGATCCCCGAGACCGATGACCTGCAGATTGAGTACTCGGATGAAAACGGCGTCATCCACGGCGAGGCCTTCGATATCGTGGTCCTTTCGGTCGGCCTCCAGATCAACACCGAAACGATCCGGCTCGCCGAGCGGGTCGGGGTCGACCTCGACCACTACCACTTCGCCGCCACCGACCCCTTCAGGCCCGTCAGCACCTCGCGGCCGGGGGTCTATGCCTGCGGCATCTTCCAGGGCCCGAAGGACATCCCCACCTCGGTCGTCGAGGCGAGCGCGGCGGCCTGCGCGGCCGGTTCCAAGCTCGACGCGGCGCGCTGGCTCGAGACGAAGGTCCTGGAAATCCCGGACGAGATCGACGTAGCCGGGCAGGAGCCGCGCATCGGCGTCTTCGTCTGCAACTGCGGGATCAACATCGCCGGCGTGGTGGACGTCCCGGCGGTGACCGAGTACGCGGCGGGGCTGCCCCACGTGGCCTTTGCCGACAACAACCTCTTCACCTGTTCCCAGGACACCCAGGACAAGATCAAGGAAGTCATCAAGGAGCACAACCTGAACCGCGTCGTGGTCGCCTCCTGTTCGCCGAGGACCCACGAGCCGCTCTTCCAGGAGACCCTCCAGGCCTGCGGCCTGAACAAGTATCTTTTCGAGATGGCCAACATCCGCGACCAGGACTCCTGGGTGCACGCGGGCGACCACGAGGCCGCGACGGTCAAGGCCAAGGACCTCGTCCGCATGGCGGTCGCCCGGGCCGGCTTCCTGCACCCGCTCCACGAGAAGCGGATCCCGGTCAACAAGCGCGCCCTCATCGTCGGCGGCGGCGTGGCCGGCATGAACGCGGCCCTCGGCCTGGCCGACCAGGGGTTCGAGACGGTGATCGTCGAAAAGGAGCCGCAGCTTGGCGGCCTCTCACGGCAGCTCACCACCACCATCGAAGGCGCCGACATCCGCGCCTACATCGACAAGCTGATCGAGCGGGTGGACCAGAACGAGAAGATCCAGGTCCTGACCAACAGCCTGGTGGTCGACTTCAGCGGCTTCAAGGGGAACTTCACGACGGAGGTCCTGGTCGGCCCCGGTATGTACGAGCGGAAGATCGACCACGGCGTGGTGATCCTCGCCACGGGCGCGACGGAGTACGTGCCGAAGGAATTCCTCTACGGGGAGAACGAGGGCGTGCTCACGCAGATCGAGCTCGGCCGGCGGCTCGAGGAAACGGGCCTCGACGGCGTCGAGCGCGTGGTCATGATCCAGTGCGTCGGATCCCGCAACGAGGAGAACCCCAACTGCTCCAGGATCTGCTGCCAGAGCGCCGTGAAGAACGCCATCCACATCAAGGAGATGAACCCGGCCACCGATGTCTTCATCCTCTACCGCGACATGCGGATGTACGGGCTCCTCGAAGACTACTACCGCCAGGCCCGCGAGATGGGCGTGATCTTCGCCCGCTTCGAGCCGGAAAACCCGCCCCGGGTGGAAAGCTCGGACGGCGGGCTCACGGTCACCTTCACCGACCACGTCCTGCAGCGCGACATCCAGGTCGCCGCCGACCTCGTGGCCCTCAGCGCCGGCATGCGCGCCCAGGACACCGAGGAACTCGCGACGATCATGAAGGTGCCGCGGAACGCCGAAGGGTACTTCCTGGAAGCGCACGTCAAGCTCCGCCCGGTCGAGATGGCGAGCGACGGGGTCTTCGTCTGCGGCACCGCACACAGCCCGAAGCTCGTCTCCGAGACCATCGCCCAGGCGCTGGCGGCCGCTTCGCGCGCCACCACGTTCCTCTCCCAGACCGAGATCACCCTCTCGGCGGTCACGGCCCGGGTGGACCAGGACAAGTGCGCCTCCTGCCTCATCTGCGTGCGCTCCTGCCCGTACGGCGTGCCGCGCATCAACGAGCTCGGGGCGAGCGAGATCGACGAGGCCCTCTGCCACGGCTGCGGCATCTGCGCGGCCGAGTGCCCGGCCAAGGCGATCGAGCTCAACTGGTACGAGGACGAACAGCTCATCAGCAAGGTGGACGCCCTGCTGGAGGGGGTGCTTTAG
- a CDS encoding conserved hypothetical protein (Evidence 4 : Unknown function but conserved in other organisms), protein MTENQAKKVSGSVMVVGGGIAGMQSALDLANSGYYVYLVEKSSAIGGLMSQLDKTFPTNDCAM, encoded by the coding sequence ATGACGGAGAATCAGGCAAAGAAGGTATCGGGATCGGTCATGGTGGTGGGGGGCGGCATCGCCGGGATGCAGTCCGCCCTCGACCTCGCCAACTCGGGGTACTATGTCTATCTGGTGGAAAAATCGTCCGCCATCGGCGGGCTCATGTCCCAGTTGGACAAGACATTTCCCACCAATGACTGCGCGATGTGA